In the genome of Cryptomeria japonica chromosome 8, Sugi_1.0, whole genome shotgun sequence, one region contains:
- the LOC131071140 gene encoding dof zinc finger protein DOF3.6 — MVMSSVEVCMDSSTKWQPNMMQERGLKPPGEMLSCSQPLLERRPVKQQTDQQVLNCPRCDSTNTKFCYYNNYSLSQPRHFCKTCRRYWTRGGALRNVPVGGGCRKNKRTKRSGMGDIHSGVAPPTSSSGLAPSSTDLAITNPLLHQNQASSMHYGLPSSGNDINLIFARIQQAARLGDRSFMSNFSSNNMGLGQSSMMPPNLVSSLLNNSHSAALKSSFSGFEFPGPINARHDHGNEDYCSFLEANPHITPPHSNLGMFSVPTSADMINNSTDSSIPWTRLNQPPKHPLSLMQEEHHPMSGGHALAPFSCEEHTIEKSKVKVEEPDQNKLVSDWQMVPGASENLFHSGGDTSDYWNGGSWPDLIGSSTSPLV, encoded by the exons ATGGTTATGAGCTCTGTGGAAGTTTGCATGGATTCCAGTACAAAATGGCAGCCG AACATGATGCAGGAGAGAGGGCTAAAGCCTCCGGGAGAAATGTTGTCATGCTCCCAGCCCTTGTTAGAAAGAAGGCCGGTTAAACAGCAAACAGATCAGCAAGTCTTGAACTGTCCTCGCTGTGATTCAACCAACACCAAATTCTGTTACTACAATAATTACAGCTTATCCCAACCCCGGCATTTCTGCAAAACATGCAGAAGGTACTGGACCAGAGGCGGTGCCCTTCGCAATGTTCCTGTTGGAGGAGGTTGTAGAAAGAACAAGCGTACAAAGAGATCAGGGATGGGTGACATTCATTCAGGAGTAGCACCACCCACTTCCTCCTCTGGACTTGCTCCCTCTTCAACTGACCTAGCTATAACAAATCCTTTGCTTCATCAGAATCAAGCTAGTTCTATGCACTATGGACTTCCTAGCAGTGGGAATGATATAAATCTCATCTTTGCTAGAATCCAACAAGCTGCAAGACTTGGTGACAGATCTTTCATGTCCAATTTCAGTAGCAATAATATGGGACTTGGCCaatcttccatgatgcctccaaaCCTGGTTTCATCTCTTCTCAATAACTCACATTCAGCAGCACTCAAGTCCTCTTTCTCAGGATTTGAATTTCCTGGCCCAATTAATGCTCGCCATGATCATGGGAATGAAGATTACTGTTCTTTCCTGGAAGCCAACCCACATATCACACCTCCACACAGCAATCTGGGTATGTTCAGTGTTCCTACATCAGCAGATATGATTAATAACAGTACCGATTCTTCTATTCCTTGGACCAGGTTGAATCAGCCACCAAAACATCCTCTATCACTTATGCAAGAGGAGCATCATCCAATGAGTGGTGGTCATGCCTTGGCTCCTTTTAGCTGTGAGGAGCATACAATAGAGAAATCAAAAGTGAAAGTTGAGGAACCAGATCAAAATAAGCTTGTTTCAGACTGGCAAATGGTACCTGGTGCATCAGAAAATCTATTTCATAGTGGTGGGGATACTTCTGATTACTGGAATGGAGGTTCATGGCCAGATCTCATTGGCTCATCCACCAGCCCATTAGTTTAA